A stretch of Lathyrus oleraceus cultivar Zhongwan6 chromosome 6, CAAS_Psat_ZW6_1.0, whole genome shotgun sequence DNA encodes these proteins:
- the LOC127094735 gene encoding uncharacterized protein LOC127094735 produces MTLEQVEANQATMRSDINTIQEKMDQLLETMLAISQRERVADAEDEARRNDNPSSLVHQDESFVHAKKSLVHIPVGSKGEGDRVEPSEAPAHYGSEMGDDPYEAFYVPDHPKPKILPDPAADRLRALEKKIKAIEGNNIFGASAMNMRLVSNLVIPAKFKTPDFEKYKGQTCPRSHLVMYFRKMAAHTENDKLLIHCFQDSLSGASLRWYMSLEQGRIQSWEDLADAFLLSSATSDFAHLVTIGDRIEKGLRDGKISGAVATSSGPKKYSGGFQKKREGETNAVSRGYKGKQQASYGQVAAVVPIPYQQPIQQQPMYQPHHQQPRQQQNTAPPRQFKPRPPRRQLDPLPVPYSQIFPYLQKEGLLTLRELKPAVFPYPPGYDANAHCEFHMGAPDHTLENCFAFQNRVQDLIEAKVVTFTPRRPNVNTNPMPTHGDASVSAIEESDQGELILKVEEIQTPITMIGAQLLKSGLVPEELVNNENDKGLRNFIQQMLDQGELQINRRVKNKGEEEIAVVVDILYDEVNVDIPFDEVNVDIPFDEVNVEIPINPLVIEFPTPFAYEDEKAVPWIYQPRAFKQGQEDRPVVINEPNVTSIVGPAGMTRSGRVFAPRAVDASTKAKGKEVSTPVQIPVPSREMQEMHLSPKAPVTRDEAEEFLRIIKKSDYKVVDQLNQTPSKISMLSLLLNSEAHRNSLLKVLSAAHITKDITIEQFDDVIACVTTGNFLGFNDDELPVEGKNHNKALHISLKCIDTILSRVLVDTGSSLNVMPKTTLIKLPMEGMNMKPSTLIVKAFDGSRRAVIGEVDLPIKIGPTFFNITFQVLDIHPGYSCLLGRPWIHFTGAVTSTLNQKLKFITNDKMIVIGGEEDILVSHLTSFRYIEVDGEITETPFQSLEVVNMMAVQQTLETPKSGPSMASWQGAKAVMESESAQDWGKVVEVNQKRDKFGLGYDPSSIEAGNQHDKEKIPPVEEMFTSAGHIFGNQVAMINVEDHKEGVSSWIRQAAPNEELTNWKAVETVLDTVGILFL; encoded by the exons ATGACGTTAGAGCAAGTGGAGGCTAACCAAGCTACCATGAGGTCAGACATCAATACGATCCAAGAGAAGATGGATCAACTGCTGGAAACAATGCTCGCCATCTCCCAGAGAGAGAGGGTTGCAGACGCAGAAGATGAGGCTAGAAGGAATGATAACCCATCAAGTTTGGTCCACCAAGATGAGAGCTTCGTCCATGCCAAGAAGAGTCTGGTTCATATACCAGTAGGAAGCAAAGGAGAGGGGGATCGTGTAGAGCCTTCTGAGGCGCCTGCTCATTATGGGTCCGAAATGGGAGATGACCCATACGAAGCTTTCTATGTGCCTGATCATCCGAAGCCAAAGATACTTCCTGACCCTGCTGCAGATAGGCTTCGTGCCTTGGAGAAGAAGATCAAAGCCATCGAAGGGAATAATATCTTCGGTGCCTCTGCCATGAACATGCGCTTGGTATCAAATTTGGTCATTccggctaaatttaaaactcctgatttcgagaaatacaaaggccAGACTTGCCCAAGAAGTCACCTAGTGATGTATTTCAGGAAAATGGCTGCTCATACCGAAAACGACAAATTGCTCATACACTGTTTCCAAGATAGTTTGAGTGGAGCGTCTctaagatggtacatgagcttagagcAAGGGCGGATTCAAAGTTGGGAAgatttggctgacgcatttctcc TGAGCAGCGCAACATCCGATTTTGCACATCTGGTCACAATCGGAGACCGCATAGAAAAGGGTCTGAGGGATGGAAAGATTTCAGGAGCCGTGGCAACCTCTAGCGGACCGAAAAAGTATTCTGGAGGCTTTCAGAAGAAAAGAGAGGGTGAAACAAACGCTGTATCTAGAGGCTATAAGGGGAAGCAACAGGCTTCATATGGCCAAGTCGCTGCCGTGGTACCCATACCCTATCAACAACCCATACAACAACAACCAATGTATCAACCACATCATCaacaacctcgtcaacaacagAATACAGCACCACCAAGACAATTCAAGCCAAGGCCTCCAAGAAGGCAACTTGACCctctaccagtaccttatagCCAAATATTCCCATATTTGCAAAAGGAGGGCCTTCTGACATTGAGGGAGCTGAAACCGGCTGTTTTTCCATATCCACCAGGATATGATGCTAACGCCCATTGTGAATTTCACATGGGAGCGCCCGACCATACTCTGGAGAATTGTTTTGCATTCCAAAATAGGGTACAAGACCTGATTGAAGCAAAAGTTGTTACTTTCACTCCAAGACGCCCGAACGTGAACACTAATCCCATGCCAACACATGGAGATGCTTccgtcagtgccattgaggagagtgatcAGGGAGAACTGATTCttaaggttgaagagattcaaacccctatcaccaTGATAGGGGCACAACTGCTAAAAAGTGGTCTAGTCCCAGAGGAGCTAGTCAATAATGAGAATGATAAAGGGTTGAGgaattttatacaacaaatgctgGATCAAGGCGAATTACAGATAAATCGCCGTGTTAAGAACAAGGGAGAGGAGGAGATAGCCGTCGTGGTGGACATCCTCTATGATGAGGTTAACGTGGACATCCCTTTTGATGAGGTTAACGTGGACATCCCTTTTGATGAGGTTAATGTGGAAATCCCCATAAACCCATTGGTGATAGAGTTTCCAACACCGTTCGCATATGAGGATGAGAAGGCGGTACCGtggatatatcagcccagagcttttaagcaagGGCAGGAAGACCGACCCGTAGTAATCAATGAACCAAACGTTACCTCAATTGTGGGGCCAGCCGGAATGACGCGCAGTGGCCGAGTGTTCGCGCCAAGGGCTGTTGATGCTTCTACAAAAGCCAAAGGGAAAGAAGTTTCTACTCCTGTCCAAATCCCTGTCCCTAGTCGAGAAATGCAAGAAATGCATCTGTCGCCTAAAGCTCCGGTCACTCGTGATGAGGCTGAGGAATTTCTAaggataatcaagaaaagtgattataaagTGGTGGACCAACTGAATCAAACACCTTCAAAAATCTCCATGTTATCTCTGTTGCTCAACTCAGAAGCACACAGGAATTCGTTATTGAAAGTGTTAAGTGCAGCACATATCACGAAAGACATAACGATAGAACAGTTTGATGATGTGATAGCGTGTGTAACCACTGGAAATTTTTTGGGGTTTAACGATGATGAACTGCCAGTTgagggaaagaaccataacaaggccctaCATATCTCCTTGAAATGCATAGACACTATACTATCAAGGGTATTAGTAGACACGGGTTCCTCACTGAATGTCATGCCAAAAACCACTTTGATAAAGCTGCCGATGGAGGGGATGAATATGAAGCCCAGTACCCTAATTGTAAAAGCATTCGATGGCTCAAGACgagcagtgataggagaggttgacCTACCAATCAAAATAGGCCCAACTTTCTTCAATATCACATTCCAGGTTTTGGACATACATCCCGGTTATAGTTGCCTActtggaagaccatggatccACTTTACAGGTGCCGTCACCTCCACTTTAAACCAAAAGCTAAAATTCATTACCAATGACAAGATGATTGTGATTGGAGGGGAGGAGGATATCTTGGTTAGCCACTTAACATCTTTCCGAtatatcgaggtggatggcgagataACCGAGACACCATTCCAGTCCTTGGAAGTGGTAAATATGATGGCTGTCCAACAGACATTGGAGACTCCGAAGTCAGGACCGTCCATGGCCTCGTGGCAAGGAGCTAAGGCTGTGATGGAAAGCGAAAGTGCTCAAGACTGGGGCAAAGTGGTGGAAGTGAACCAGAAGCGAGACAAGTTTGGGTTAGGGTATGACCCATCGTCAATTGAAGCCGGTAACCAACATGATAAAGAGAAGATTCCTCCTGTAGAGGAGATGTTCACTAGTGCTGGCCACATTTTTGGCAATCAGGTGGCAATGATCAATGTTGAAGATCACAAGGAGGGGGTGTCTAGCTGGATACGACAGGCCGCGCCTAATGAAGAGCTGACAAactggaaggctgtggaa